Proteins from a genomic interval of Geodermatophilus obscurus DSM 43160:
- the rpsL gene encoding 30S ribosomal protein S12 — protein MPTINQLVRKGREDKVEKTKTPALKGSPQRRGVCTRVYTTTPKKPNSALRKVARVRLTSGIEVTAYIPGVGHNLQEHSMVLVRGGRVKDLPGVRYKIIRGSLDTQGVRNRKQARSRYGAKKEKS, from the coding sequence ATGCCCACGATCAACCAGCTGGTCCGCAAGGGCCGCGAGGACAAGGTCGAGAAGACCAAGACCCCGGCGCTGAAGGGCTCCCCTCAGCGTCGTGGGGTGTGCACCCGCGTGTACACGACGACGCCGAAGAAGCCGAACTCGGCGCTGCGCAAGGTCGCTCGCGTCCGCCTCACCAGTGGCATCGAGGTGACCGCCTACATCCCGGGCGTCGGCCACAACCTGCAGGAGCACTCGATGGTGCTCGTGCGCGGCGGCCGCGTGAAAGACCTCCCCGGCGTGCGCTACAAGATCATCCGCGGCTCGCTCGACACCCAGGGTGTCCGCAACCGCAAGCAGGCTCGCAGCCGGTACGGCGCGAAGAAGGAGAAGAGCTGA